The following are encoded in a window of Mycobacterium sp. ELW1 genomic DNA:
- a CDS encoding ketosteroid isomerase-related protein — MSLATDHANRWVTALTSDTAAAVDLYAEDLVYDDHADSDHMIDTAITKAELEPRLAPFANTDPDNGIGIHRFTATESFQLAGVNGNPAVVILWDWTGEGLETYRGVPTANKSLQTRGITWHQLDGDGRIERETTYWNDTPVLQELGLPIVTPEYWVEGFDPASLAQ, encoded by the coding sequence ATGCCAATCGCTGGGTCACCGCACTCACTTCTGACACTGCGGCCGCAGTCGACCTGTACGCCGAAGACCTGGTGTATGACGACCACGCGGACTCCGACCACATGATCGACACCGCGATCACCAAAGCCGAACTGGAACCGCGATTGGCTCCGTTCGCCAACACCGACCCCGACAACGGCATTGGTATCCACCGATTCACCGCAACCGAGTCATTCCAACTCGCCGGTGTCAACGGCAATCCCGCGGTGGTCATCCTCTGGGATTGGACGGGTGAGGGCCTGGAAACCTACCGGGGCGTGCCCACGGCTAACAAGTCGTTGCAGACTCGCGGCATCACCTGGCACCAGCTCGATGGTGACGGCAGGATCGAGCGTGAGACCACCTACTGGAATGACACGCCGGTCCTCCAGGAGTTGGGGCTGCCGATCGTCACTCCGGAGTACTGGGTCGAAGGCTTCGATCCCGCGTCGCTGGCGCAGTAG
- a CDS encoding long-chain fatty acid--CoA ligase yields MWGVLPDVLDRACTYYADRVAIIDNDRSITYRRLGQWRNQVARALIDCGIQKGERVGLLMPNCLEFIPIQHGIWAAGAVLVQMPTRAAADGFRSNLASTDATTLVYHAKFESAVAAIRAELPKLQTVIRVGTPDRIEVDAIGFDAVVDLQLDTRPDVAIDEDDEAYVLFTSGSTGEPKGVVNSHFTWSYYSISAGLEIGDIAFGEVFAHGAPLTHFSQIFVMPTFVRGGTNVMLPGLEVDGLMKNIEHHRITATALVPTIIYLLLDHPRRGDFDLSSLRTIVYAGAPIAPDRLRQARDVFGPIFIQTYAGTEQGYVSCLRKDEHRTDDEVWAQRLASAGRPIFHVQISIQDDDDRPLPVGSTGEICSRQLGQMLGYLDPTRDAETVRDGWVHTGDIGYLDDNGFLFIVDRKKDMVVSGGFNVFPRQVEDVLSSHPAVAQSAVIGVPHAKWGEAVLAVVVAKPGEITGPGLERELVEHVKQALGSVPAPKTVVFTDELPLNPAGKVDKKAIRKPYWQGRTRQIG; encoded by the coding sequence ATGTGGGGAGTGCTGCCCGACGTCCTGGATCGGGCCTGCACGTACTACGCCGATCGCGTTGCGATCATCGACAACGATCGCAGCATCACCTACCGACGTTTAGGTCAATGGCGCAATCAAGTCGCCCGTGCCCTGATCGACTGCGGCATCCAGAAGGGTGAGCGGGTCGGGCTGCTAATGCCCAATTGTCTGGAGTTCATTCCCATCCAGCACGGCATCTGGGCGGCGGGCGCCGTCCTGGTGCAGATGCCGACCCGAGCCGCGGCCGATGGGTTCCGGTCCAACCTGGCTTCGACCGACGCGACCACCCTGGTCTACCACGCCAAGTTCGAGAGCGCCGTCGCGGCGATCAGGGCGGAATTACCCAAACTGCAGACGGTCATCCGCGTCGGCACCCCAGACCGGATCGAGGTCGACGCAATAGGCTTCGACGCCGTCGTCGACCTCCAGCTCGACACCCGGCCCGACGTTGCGATCGACGAGGACGACGAGGCGTATGTCCTATTCACGTCCGGCAGTACAGGAGAGCCCAAAGGCGTTGTCAATTCCCATTTCACCTGGAGTTACTACAGCATTTCGGCCGGTCTCGAGATAGGGGACATCGCCTTCGGCGAGGTGTTTGCGCACGGCGCGCCCCTGACTCACTTCTCGCAGATCTTCGTGATGCCCACCTTCGTCCGCGGCGGCACCAATGTGATGCTGCCGGGTCTTGAGGTGGACGGACTGATGAAGAACATCGAGCACCACCGAATCACCGCCACCGCTCTGGTTCCGACGATCATCTACTTGCTGCTCGACCATCCCCGACGGGGCGACTTCGACCTCAGTTCACTGCGCACCATCGTCTACGCCGGGGCGCCGATCGCCCCCGATCGCCTGCGCCAAGCACGTGACGTATTCGGTCCCATCTTCATTCAGACCTACGCGGGCACCGAGCAGGGCTACGTCTCGTGCCTGCGCAAGGACGAACACCGCACCGATGACGAGGTGTGGGCGCAGCGGCTGGCGTCAGCAGGCCGCCCGATTTTTCACGTGCAGATCAGCATTCAGGACGACGACGATCGCCCGTTGCCGGTCGGCAGTACCGGGGAGATCTGCTCGCGTCAACTGGGCCAGATGCTCGGATATCTCGACCCGACTCGCGATGCCGAGACAGTTCGTGACGGGTGGGTCCACACCGGTGATATCGGTTATCTGGACGACAACGGTTTCCTGTTCATCGTCGACCGCAAGAAGGACATGGTGGTCAGCGGCGGCTTCAACGTCTTCCCCCGCCAGGTCGAGGACGTTTTGTCCAGCCATCCCGCCGTCGCCCAGAGCGCCGTCATCGGAGTGCCTCACGCGAAGTGGGGCGAGGCCGTCCTCGCCGTCGTGGTGGCAAAGCCGGGCGAAATCACCGGCCCCGGCTTGGAAAGGGAACTCGTCGAACATGTTAAACAGGCACTCGGGTCCGTCCCGGCACCCAAGACCGTTGTCTTCACTGACGAACTGCCGCTGAACCCGGCCGGCAAGGTCGACAAGAAAGCGATTCGCAAACCCTACTGGCAGGGCCGGACCCGCCAAATCGGCTGA